CTCTAATGATCGCATTATTTAAAAGCTTTAAAATTTCCTCTTTTTCACTAAAATTTCTATCTTTTACGACTTCTTCAGCTGCTTCAAATGAAATTTTGAGCCTATTTTTTATCTCCTCACGTTTTGCTTCTATTGCACGATTTAGCTCATCTTTTTTATCAAGTAGCTCGTAAAGTGCCTTTTCTTCAGTGCCAACAATGGCCTGATTTATTCCCTCCATGGCACTTTTTAGATTTTTTGTGTTTATGAGATCTTCTTTGTTCATTTTGTCATAAAGCTCGTTCATTTTAGCCTTTAAAATTTCTGGCAAAGCATTTATATCTTTGTTCGCAGCATCTTGAAAGAAGTTATTGCAAAGAGCTTTTATGCTTATTAATAAGCCATCGCTACTTTTATAATCATGTAAATTTTGTTCTAAATTATTCATATCTTTTACCTTATAAAACGTATTTTGCTTCGTGTTTTAGTGCTGAAAATATCTCTAGCCTCTCTTCTTCGCTCAAAACTAGCACAGCTAAGTCATAGCTTGCGTACTTTTTATCTTTGCTAAATTTTGAAAAGACTAGTTTAAATTCTCTATCTTTTACTATCTCTTTTACCTTTTCTTCTACATTGACATCTGCATCAAATATTATTTTATATTCCCAATGTGTTGGGTAATCAATTTTTGCTTTTTTGTTATTTAGATCGCATATACTCGCCACTTTTTCCTCCTGTTTTACTCTCTAATACG
This Campylobacter concisus DNA region includes the following protein-coding sequences:
- a CDS encoding DUF493 domain-containing protein; its protein translation is MASICDLNNKKAKIDYPTHWEYKIIFDADVNVEEKVKEIVKDREFKLVFSKFSKDKKYASYDLAVLVLSEEERLEIFSALKHEAKYVL